The proteins below are encoded in one region of Zootoca vivipara chromosome 10, rZooViv1.1, whole genome shotgun sequence:
- the GCC1 gene encoding GRIP and coiled-coil domain-containing protein 1 isoform X1, which yields MRPSAPEALRASPAPGAMEKFGMNFGGGPSKKDLQETIEVQKKQLLQYQGRLKDVVRAYKSLLKEKEALEASLKVLSVSHEVDAGLGSEVAQPPGVAGSSSPDLSEDQSSVHSEDSHGTAASLASVRGDLVGTEDGAAPVGTAASPSKLEETSSSESSGVSSGSGELVAGGAGESDRRVLQLKTQLATLTSALATVTQEKSRMEASYQADKKKAKQEMESANRRAEEERSRLEAEVKEAQEQLAEVKARLIAQQHDRAQEQGDHAVMLRELQRLLQSERALRQEAELGLEEAREALAGKAGMADRAEAAEHQARQLGCEVEELRRELRALREESSQPDPQVQELQAEAASLRSHFQAQLMQEMRKTAQAEDRIQLEEQRVAGLEAQISEVSELLGTYEKAKQKDQLAIQKLKDRIAQLDLENKTLAMAASGRSPLDVVAFEGSSLDVNVLKDRMEKLKEMLQEATKDSPASAREIEAFCRLEPPKGGTETGDGEKATAAYYQQELKQLKEEFERYKQRAQVVLKNKSAKDGSLAKELEAAQEQLAELKEKHVSVRLSCEEGARQRQQEAEAWRQEAARLQQQHRQELERSQLGFQEKVLRLEEEMHKQRDRALAVLAEKDQELEQLRALVLPYYGLQGPKQGLAQAGGPRSGDPKGDEGGDVSLETLTQALHLAAPKEPAFLLYTEQLARKEVEASALKKQKRSLEAAVRQLQERLLEEAERHREEVSGLQGRLQKSARDQGREGANLEYLKNIFYRFLTLTDLLGRQQTLTAILTILHFSPEEKQAVLSHAGGAGSWWPSGKR from the exons atgaggccctcagctcctgaag CTCTCAGAGCCAGCCCAGCCCCCGGGGCCATGGAGAAGTTTGGCATGAACTTTGGGGGCGGCCCCAGCAAGAAGGACCTGCAGGAGACCATCGAGGTGCAGAAGAAGCAACTGTTGCAGTACCAGGGGCGCCTGAAGGACGTGGTGAGAGCCTACAAGAGCCTTCTCAAGGAGAAGGAGGCGCTGGAGGCCAGCTTGAAGGTCCTGTCGGTCTCCCACGAGGTGGATGCCGGCCTGGGCAGCGAGGTGGCCCAGCCCCCGGGGGTGGCCGGCTCCTCCAGCCCGGACCTGAGCGAGGACCAGAGCTCGGTCCACAGCGAGGACAGTCATGGGACGGCTGCCAGCCTGGCCAGCGTGAGGGGGGACCTGGTGGGCACAGAAGACGGGGCGGCGCCAGTGGGGACTGCAGCCTCTCCCTCGAAGCtggaggagaccagcagctccGAGAGCAGTGGCGTGAGCTCCGGCAGCGGGGAGCTGGTTGCGGGGGGCGCTGGCGAGTCGGACAGGAGGGTCCTGCAGCTGAAGACTCAGCTGGCCACGCTGACCAGCGCCCTGGCCACCGTCACGCAGGAGAAGTCTCGGATGGAGGCCTCCTACCAGGCCGACAAGAAGAAGGCCAAGCAGGAAATGGAGAGCGCCAACCGCAGAGCCGAGGAGGAGAGGAGCCGGCTGGAGGCCGAGGTCAAGGAGGCGCAGGAGCAGCTGGCCGAGGTCAAGGCGCGCCTCATTGCGCAGCAGCACGACCGGGCGCAGGAGCAGGGCGACCATGCCGTCATGCTGCGGGAGCTGCAGCGCCTGCTCCAGAGTGAGCGTGCCCTGCGCCAGGAGGCGGAGCTGGGCCTGGAGGAAGCCCGCGAGGCCCTGGCCGGGAAGGCGGGCATGGCAGACCGGGCGGAGGCGGCTGAGCACCAGGCCCGGCAGCTGGGCTGCGAGGTGGAGGAGCTGAGGCGGGAGCTAAGGGCCCTGCGGGAGGAGAGCTCCCAGCCGGACCCGCAGGTGCAGGAGCTGCAGGCCGAGGCGGCCAGCTTGAGGAGCCACTTCCAGGCGCAGCTGATGCAGGAGATGCGGAAG ACGGCTCAAGCGGAGGATCGGATCCAGTTGGAGGAGCAGCGGGTGGCCGGCTTGGAGGCCCAGATCTCGGAGGTCTCTGAGCTCCTGGGCACCTACGAGAAAGCCAAACAGAAGGACCAGCTGGCCATCCAGAAGCTGAAGGACCGCATCGCCCAGCTGGACCTGGAGAACAAGACCCTGGCCATGGCTGCCTCTGGCCGCTCCCCTCTGGACGTCGTGGCCTTTGAGGGGAGCAGCCTGGACGTCAACGTCCTGAAGGACCGCATGGAGAAGCTGAAGGAGATGCTGCAGGAGGCCACCAAGGACAGCCCGGCGTCCGCCCGGGAGATCGAAGCCTTCTGCAGGCTGGAGCCTCCCAAGGGCGGCACGGAGACGGGGGACGGCGAGAAGGCCACGGCGGCCTACTACCAGCAGGAGCTGAAGCAGCTGAAGGAGGAGTTTGAGAGGTACAAGCAGAGGGCCCAGGTGGTCCTCAAGAACAAGTCGGCCAAGGACGGGAGCTTGGCCAAGGAGCTGGAGGCGGCGCAGGAGCAGCTGGCCGAGCTGAAGGAGAAGCACGTCTCCGTGCGGCTCTCCTGCGAGGAGGGCGCCCGGCAGCGTCAGCAGGAGGCAGAGGCCTGGCGCCAGGAGGCGGCccgcctgcagcagcagcaccggcaGGAGCTGGAGAGGAGCCAGCTGGGCTTCCAGGAGAAGGTCCTGCGCCTGGAGGAGGAGATGCACAAGCAGCGCGACCGGGCGCTGGCCGTCCTGGCCGAGAAGGACCAGGAGCTGGAGCAGTTGAGGGCCCTGGTGCTGCCTTACTACGGGCTCCAGGGGCCCAAGCAGGGCCTGGCCCAAGCGGGAGGGCCCCGGAGCGGGGACCCGAAGGGGGACGAGGGCGGCGACGTCTCCCTGGAGACCCTCACGCAGGCTTTGCACCTGGCCGCGCCCAAGGAGCCGGCCTTCCTGCTGTACACGGAGCAGTTGGCCAGGAAGGAGGTGGAGGCCTCGGCCCTGAAGAAGCAGAAGCGCAGCCTGGAGGCGGCTGTACGGCAGCTGCAGGAGAGGCTCCTGGAGGAGGCCGAGCGGCACCGGGAGGAGGTCTCCGGCCTGCAGGGCCGCCTGCAGAAGAGCGCTCGCGACCAGGGTAGGGAAGGCGCCAACCTGGAGTACCTCAAGAACATTTTCTACCGCTTCCTGACACTGACGGACTTGCTGGGGCGGCAGCAGACGCTGACGGCCATCTTGACTATCTTGCATTTCAGCCCGGAGGAGAAGCAGGCCGTGCTCAGCCACGCGGGGGGTGCAGGCAGCTGGTGGCCCTCGGGGAAGAGGTGA
- the GCC1 gene encoding GRIP and coiled-coil domain-containing protein 1 isoform X2: MEKFGMNFGGGPSKKDLQETIEVQKKQLLQYQGRLKDVVRAYKSLLKEKEALEASLKVLSVSHEVDAGLGSEVAQPPGVAGSSSPDLSEDQSSVHSEDSHGTAASLASVRGDLVGTEDGAAPVGTAASPSKLEETSSSESSGVSSGSGELVAGGAGESDRRVLQLKTQLATLTSALATVTQEKSRMEASYQADKKKAKQEMESANRRAEEERSRLEAEVKEAQEQLAEVKARLIAQQHDRAQEQGDHAVMLRELQRLLQSERALRQEAELGLEEAREALAGKAGMADRAEAAEHQARQLGCEVEELRRELRALREESSQPDPQVQELQAEAASLRSHFQAQLMQEMRKTAQAEDRIQLEEQRVAGLEAQISEVSELLGTYEKAKQKDQLAIQKLKDRIAQLDLENKTLAMAASGRSPLDVVAFEGSSLDVNVLKDRMEKLKEMLQEATKDSPASAREIEAFCRLEPPKGGTETGDGEKATAAYYQQELKQLKEEFERYKQRAQVVLKNKSAKDGSLAKELEAAQEQLAELKEKHVSVRLSCEEGARQRQQEAEAWRQEAARLQQQHRQELERSQLGFQEKVLRLEEEMHKQRDRALAVLAEKDQELEQLRALVLPYYGLQGPKQGLAQAGGPRSGDPKGDEGGDVSLETLTQALHLAAPKEPAFLLYTEQLARKEVEASALKKQKRSLEAAVRQLQERLLEEAERHREEVSGLQGRLQKSARDQGREGANLEYLKNIFYRFLTLTDLLGRQQTLTAILTILHFSPEEKQAVLSHAGGAGSWWPSGKR, encoded by the exons ATGGAGAAGTTTGGCATGAACTTTGGGGGCGGCCCCAGCAAGAAGGACCTGCAGGAGACCATCGAGGTGCAGAAGAAGCAACTGTTGCAGTACCAGGGGCGCCTGAAGGACGTGGTGAGAGCCTACAAGAGCCTTCTCAAGGAGAAGGAGGCGCTGGAGGCCAGCTTGAAGGTCCTGTCGGTCTCCCACGAGGTGGATGCCGGCCTGGGCAGCGAGGTGGCCCAGCCCCCGGGGGTGGCCGGCTCCTCCAGCCCGGACCTGAGCGAGGACCAGAGCTCGGTCCACAGCGAGGACAGTCATGGGACGGCTGCCAGCCTGGCCAGCGTGAGGGGGGACCTGGTGGGCACAGAAGACGGGGCGGCGCCAGTGGGGACTGCAGCCTCTCCCTCGAAGCtggaggagaccagcagctccGAGAGCAGTGGCGTGAGCTCCGGCAGCGGGGAGCTGGTTGCGGGGGGCGCTGGCGAGTCGGACAGGAGGGTCCTGCAGCTGAAGACTCAGCTGGCCACGCTGACCAGCGCCCTGGCCACCGTCACGCAGGAGAAGTCTCGGATGGAGGCCTCCTACCAGGCCGACAAGAAGAAGGCCAAGCAGGAAATGGAGAGCGCCAACCGCAGAGCCGAGGAGGAGAGGAGCCGGCTGGAGGCCGAGGTCAAGGAGGCGCAGGAGCAGCTGGCCGAGGTCAAGGCGCGCCTCATTGCGCAGCAGCACGACCGGGCGCAGGAGCAGGGCGACCATGCCGTCATGCTGCGGGAGCTGCAGCGCCTGCTCCAGAGTGAGCGTGCCCTGCGCCAGGAGGCGGAGCTGGGCCTGGAGGAAGCCCGCGAGGCCCTGGCCGGGAAGGCGGGCATGGCAGACCGGGCGGAGGCGGCTGAGCACCAGGCCCGGCAGCTGGGCTGCGAGGTGGAGGAGCTGAGGCGGGAGCTAAGGGCCCTGCGGGAGGAGAGCTCCCAGCCGGACCCGCAGGTGCAGGAGCTGCAGGCCGAGGCGGCCAGCTTGAGGAGCCACTTCCAGGCGCAGCTGATGCAGGAGATGCGGAAG ACGGCTCAAGCGGAGGATCGGATCCAGTTGGAGGAGCAGCGGGTGGCCGGCTTGGAGGCCCAGATCTCGGAGGTCTCTGAGCTCCTGGGCACCTACGAGAAAGCCAAACAGAAGGACCAGCTGGCCATCCAGAAGCTGAAGGACCGCATCGCCCAGCTGGACCTGGAGAACAAGACCCTGGCCATGGCTGCCTCTGGCCGCTCCCCTCTGGACGTCGTGGCCTTTGAGGGGAGCAGCCTGGACGTCAACGTCCTGAAGGACCGCATGGAGAAGCTGAAGGAGATGCTGCAGGAGGCCACCAAGGACAGCCCGGCGTCCGCCCGGGAGATCGAAGCCTTCTGCAGGCTGGAGCCTCCCAAGGGCGGCACGGAGACGGGGGACGGCGAGAAGGCCACGGCGGCCTACTACCAGCAGGAGCTGAAGCAGCTGAAGGAGGAGTTTGAGAGGTACAAGCAGAGGGCCCAGGTGGTCCTCAAGAACAAGTCGGCCAAGGACGGGAGCTTGGCCAAGGAGCTGGAGGCGGCGCAGGAGCAGCTGGCCGAGCTGAAGGAGAAGCACGTCTCCGTGCGGCTCTCCTGCGAGGAGGGCGCCCGGCAGCGTCAGCAGGAGGCAGAGGCCTGGCGCCAGGAGGCGGCccgcctgcagcagcagcaccggcaGGAGCTGGAGAGGAGCCAGCTGGGCTTCCAGGAGAAGGTCCTGCGCCTGGAGGAGGAGATGCACAAGCAGCGCGACCGGGCGCTGGCCGTCCTGGCCGAGAAGGACCAGGAGCTGGAGCAGTTGAGGGCCCTGGTGCTGCCTTACTACGGGCTCCAGGGGCCCAAGCAGGGCCTGGCCCAAGCGGGAGGGCCCCGGAGCGGGGACCCGAAGGGGGACGAGGGCGGCGACGTCTCCCTGGAGACCCTCACGCAGGCTTTGCACCTGGCCGCGCCCAAGGAGCCGGCCTTCCTGCTGTACACGGAGCAGTTGGCCAGGAAGGAGGTGGAGGCCTCGGCCCTGAAGAAGCAGAAGCGCAGCCTGGAGGCGGCTGTACGGCAGCTGCAGGAGAGGCTCCTGGAGGAGGCCGAGCGGCACCGGGAGGAGGTCTCCGGCCTGCAGGGCCGCCTGCAGAAGAGCGCTCGCGACCAGGGTAGGGAAGGCGCCAACCTGGAGTACCTCAAGAACATTTTCTACCGCTTCCTGACACTGACGGACTTGCTGGGGCGGCAGCAGACGCTGACGGCCATCTTGACTATCTTGCATTTCAGCCCGGAGGAGAAGCAGGCCGTGCTCAGCCACGCGGGGGGTGCAGGCAGCTGGTGGCCCTCGGGGAAGAGGTGA